The nucleotide window AAGATTACCAGGGCGGATTAGCCTATCTTAAACAGGTTTACGGGGCCGACATAAAAACGGTCGATGACACCATCAAAGATTTTTAAGGATTCTGCCGGTCGGGTTGATTCCGGTTCAGCCTGGCCGGTAACAGTGGTAATATTTGTAGTGTTAAGGTAGACCTCTAAACCACTCCAACAATCCAGCAGAAATGTTCAACATGCTCAGCATGCCAAACCACCAGTCAACAAGCCAGAACGGTCGGGGTTTAAACCATTTCCAGAGTAAGCCTTGGGGTAGTGTATTTTAAGCAGCTTTCGGATGTGCAGGATAGAGCGTGTGAAGCACCAATAGTACCTGACGCAGATCGGCATCGGGCATGGTCTTTAGAATTTTTTCAATTTGAGATTCAATCTGTTTTCGGTCCGTAGCTTCATGCTCGAATCGAAGCATTTCCGGCAGGTCCACTTCCAGGGCCGCAGCAATTTTTACAAGAACGTTTAAAGACGGGTTCTGCTGACCCCGCTCAATCTCACCAACGAATTTGTAATTCACATCCGCTTGGTTTCCGAGCTCTTGTTGCGTCCAGCCTTTAGATTCTCTTAGCGACCGAATTCGCCGCCCCAGGAGAATGGCCGCATTTTCATGTGATTTTTTCATAATAACCAATATAACCTGTCTAAATTATGCATTAAACCATCTATAAGCGGTATTTTTCCTTGACTGGAACGACATATTAAGCATAATAAGGCGAAACACCGTTTATGGCAGGCCATATTGAGTACGTTCGCTAACCAGAAAACCGATCATTGGAGATGGAATCGAGAACCGAAAGGAGGCATGTATGTCAAGAAACGCTGAAGATGTCAGGAATTTTATTAGCTCAATTCCTAATACAATTTTAGACTGGCTGAATCAAAAAAGCAATCGTTCAACAGGTCCGGTGAGAAGCGATGAAATTATTTTGAAAGGGGAAAAAGACCTTGCCGACAAC belongs to Desulfobacterales bacterium and includes:
- a CDS encoding helix-turn-helix transcriptional regulator — translated: MKKSHENAAILLGRRIRSLRESKGWTQQELGNQADVNYKFVGEIERGQQNPSLNVLVKIAAALEVDLPEMLRFEHEATDRKQIESQIEKILKTMPDADLRQVLLVLHTLYPAHPKAA